The nucleotide window tccccatattttctttttgaatgcaCAGTCTGAGATCTGAGCACCTTTGAATGCACAGTCTGAGATCTTTACAGGTCTCAAGCATTTTCAAGACCCTTGAAAATCTTGTTGACCCCATGCACTGTTGTCCTCTCTAGTGCTCGCGGGATACACCAGCCCTGGTCTATGAAGCCTATCACGGAGTTTACTGTGAGGGAAATGTTGAGAACAGTGTCTGTCCCATTAAGGAATGTCATCTCTGTGGAGGATCCAAGGAGAAAATGTCTCTCTAGTGCTGGTATCAAGAGCAGTCGTACTCACACTGTTGTTTTGCACCTTGCAAGCTCATGAGTCAGACAGGTGGCCTGCGTGCAGGTGACTCTTTCTTCACACTAATTACCACAAAGCTTAGAAAACAAGTGTGCCATTTTGTGCTCTAAACTCACGGATCCATCTCATATTTCCTACCTTAAATTTCTCTTTACCTCATTTCTTcccattcattttaaatttactttatctAGCTTATTAATTCTATGTAAGCTTCCTTATACCCTTTTTTGGACTGAGGcaggatataaataaatacataaatagcattatttttctcctaaaactGCCTTTGTTCCACATTTTCAATGTATGATGATCCTTCTGTTTAAATGatagttaacatttactgagtactgaGCATTTACTGCTCAGCCAGCAGCACTATGTGAAGCACTTCAGATGGATTACTTCCTTAAGTCATCATAACAAGTCATGAGATAGATCCTATTCCTTTTCAGATAAGGAACCTGACGTATAAAGTATCTTGCCAGGGCCACTCAGCCAAGAAGAGCTGGGCTGGAATTCCACCCCAGGCTGGCTTCATGGCCACCCACCCGCCCCAGCTGGAAACCTTCACTCAGGATGCCACTCCCTGGGTTCCCTTCTGTTGATTTAGCCAGCTAAATGCctcttgattctgttcccctGTTCTCTATCCTCAGTCCAGCTCTTTATTTCAGGGCTCCTTTGATCTCTggctgggttttttgttgttgttgttgttgttgttgttgttgttgttgtttttaagtaagctctaaaCTCAATGTGGTGCTGgaactcacaatgctgagatcaagagctacaTGCTTTACCAattgaggcagccaggtgccccatctggCTGGGATTTTTGCAACAGCTTCTTAGCAGATCTCCCTGAATCCAGGCCTGCCCTCCATGGATCTATCCTCCAGTGTTTCTGAAATATAAAGGTGTCTACATGTACAAGTTCCTTATAAGGTGCCCCAGTTGTAAGAGAGAATCCAGTTTGTTTAGTCCGCCATTCAGGACCATTTACAATAGTCAAACCAGACACACCATGAATCTATCCCGTACTCCCAAGATGGTGATTCCTCCTCAGTCAAGGGGCACACATTCGTGCTTCAGAGGTCTTGCACACACTGATCCCGTCTCCTGTGCCTTGTAGACCACACAGATTTCAAGTTTCAGGTCAAAATGGCTTCcttatcgagtcccacattaggctttccacagggaacctgcttctacctctgcctatgtttctgcctctctgtgcctctcatgaataaagaaataaaatcttaaaaaaaaaaatgccttccttATGGTGAAATGTTCACTGAACCCCCTCGTCCCCAAACCTCCTCCATGATTTTCCCATTCTTTGTCAAGACTTCCTCACCACACTTATGTCATCATGCTGTCATTATTTTttggtctctctccctcactgGACCCTGAGCTTCTTGAGGACAGGGACTCTGTTGCCTTACCCACTGCAGACCTCCCTCCCATACCAAATGCCCAGTACGTAGCAGTAGCTGAACATTTGACCAAGTGGCAGGTCTAAACCAGATGTGGGTACATCACCTGCAGattagccttctttttttttttttaaagattttatttattcattcatgagaatacacagagaggagagagagagagagagaggcagagacaaaggcagagggagaagcaggctccatgcaggaagcccgatgtgggactcgatcctgggtctccaggatcacgccctgggctgtaggcaacgccaaaccactgagccaccggggctgcccagattagCCTTCTTAAAGCACTTCTGCCCCCAACCCTCCAACCCAAGAATATAGGACCACCACTAATTTGTACTTTGggacaaattagaaaaaaaaatgcctccgCTGGGCTAATGTATTCCAATAAGACTCCCTTACCCTGAGCTTACACATGGTTTACACATCCTTCCACATAGTGTCAAATGAGCAAGGATCTCTACCTCACTCTCTTGACCAGGCCAGTTCTTGTGCAAGAAGACAGTGCACTTATCTATACAAGGCAGCCCTGCATGCACACAGACAATTCCCTTGCCCTGTGTGTGCTGTTCCATTTATTAGAAAGGCCATCAGCACCCATCTGTGTAGGCAGACTTTAATACCCAGTCCAAATGTCCTCTCCTCTGTGAGTGTTTCCCTTGTGCCTCTCAGGCAGATTTAACctctccaccccagccccccccccccccccccccccccgtctctctcgTATTCCCACAACCGCAGAAGATATCCATGTTTGAGTGTTACCATGCTGCACCACACATCTTTCTTTATTGCTGATTTCATTGCTGGACCATTAGGATCACGTTAGGCATCATTGGGTCCCATATGCCTATGAAGATGCCTTTCAGATAAATGGGGGATGTGCAATAAATGTtactattggggcacctgggtggctcagtgattgagcatctgcctttggctcatgtcttgatcctggggtcctgggatcaagtccctcattgggctccctgcagggagcctgcttctccctctgcctatgtctctgtctctctctctgtgtttctcatgaataaataaataaaatctttacaaatataaataaatgttactaTTTGGTTCAAAGTCTTCACACAGCCTTTCTTTTGCCTCCTGATTGTTTCAAACTCCCCAGGCTGGCACACCAGTCTGTCAGTCTCATGGCTGGCCAGTCTCCTCTCTGTATCCCCCTCCTCAGGTCCCCTCTGAGCATCTGGGCTGCAGCGGATTCACAGGGGACTCTCAAGCACCCCTGACCTCTGGACCTTTACTCATCTGTCCCTCCTGTCTCTAgtgccctcctctcctctttgCCTGTCAAAATTCTATTCATCTTCAAGGCCCAACTCAAGCACCATATTTGTCGCGAAGCATCCCATCAGCAGATGGTGGCTTCTTGCTGCTAAGAACCAAAGCCCTTTGTCCTTCTGGAGTCATTCCTCAAACATTGCTCTGTGTTTTAATGATATATGTCTATAACGAAAGCACTTCGAGGGCAGGGATTCATTGCACAGGGTAGGTGTCAGCAAATACTGTGCTacagagaagaaagaatccaGCGCTACATTGGCAGATGAAAGAGGCAGCAAACTCAACTTCAAGGACCTGGCAGGACACAAAActcctctcctgtcccctctTTCATCAGTAGGGATAACACGTGAACTCTAGGCAGAATTGCATAAatggcccctccctcctcccctccccccccccccccccccgcccccagcctacATAGTTCAGCTTGCCTTCTAAAGAGGTGAGAGTGAGGAGTGACAGCTGGTTTCTTTTGCTCCACCCCTTCTCTTTTCCCCCAAACACAGAGCAGAAATTCACCTCTGACAGCACTGCTTTCAAGCTCCCGCAAGACACGGCACACACAGGACACATGGCACGCAGCCCTCGGCACACCTCTGCAGGGATGGTGCGGACAGATGCCTCCCTCTCCAGCATGAAGCGCCTCACCTCTGTGCTCCGGGCCGCCCTGGCCCTCGTCCTGCTCTTTGCCTCCTTCCACTTGGCTTGCTTGGCAGGTAGAACTGTGAGCTTTATTCTTGGCCACGctgggaagaagaggggagggagagaagaggtggaggagggggggaggaagggggagggaggagaaggggggaagaggggtgggggaagggaggaaggaggattCTTTGGCTAGGGTTGGTCCCACACAAAGAGAAGAGCAAACAGTTTTTTCTCACCGGAAGGATTAGGCAGGAGGTGGTAGGTTGGGCTGGGGGTGTCTTACGTTTACCTAAGACCTAAGACCACCATCAAATACTCAACTCCTCAGCTAGGACAGGATTAGCCACCTCTACTGGACTTTGCCACAAAGCAACAGGAAAAATGTGATGTACTGACAGTCTCTCCCATCAAGAGACCAAAATTGGcctaaaatgacattttaatggGCGCTGTGTCTCCACTGCTCCTTCTCAGGGCCCCTGGCTATTGTGATTTGCAATTGCCCCTTtgtactctgttcctcacctgaggtCCTCTGGTCCCTCCGTTGACCCTGTTCTCCCTTTGCAACTTCCATAAAACCCTAAGGCACAAAACCTGCCAAATGCTGTTGATGATTCTCCCACCTTCCCCAGCACAAGAGACGTGGAGTTATTACCCTGTGTGCTCATGGACGCTAGGAGGGTTGAGTAGCAGCCCCTGTCTTGCTCTCTCAGGCTGGGCTCTCCCCCTGCAGAGAGAACTCCCTCATATTCTTATGCTCCTGGCTTTGGCCTCTGgccttatattttttaagacttttaatttatttattcataagagacacatagagagaggcagagacacaggcagagggagaagcaggctccccgcaaggatggagtcccaggaccccaggatcacaacttgagccaaaggcagatgctcagccactgagcacccaggttcCCTGGCCTCTGGCTTTGATCTTGCCCCTgcagctcctgccctgccctTGACAGATTTCCCTCTCTCAAAACTGAGCCTCAAGGACCCCTCAGGGCTGTGCCTGTCTCCCTTGTCCTCACCACCCTCCTTTGGAGTTTCAGGGTATGAGCTCTAGCCACTCAGCCTCAACTCAATTCTGGCTTCCAcaacttactagctgtgtgatgttGAGCAAATCACTCAATGTCTCTGTgccccagttttctcatttatacgGTGGGGATAATCACAACGCTTACATATAGGGTTGTCATAAAGATGAAAGGAGACTACTGCATATAAAGAACTGTTAGTAAATTAGCACAGGGTAAACACTCAATGAATGTTagtatgtttgttttattttcccataCCCCTCcctaaataagtattttatttttttcatttgtttacccTCACAGTGACTTGTTTATGATAGGCTCTCAAAAAACCTGACAAATTTAACTGCACTTAATTATTAGCACCCTGTACTTTGGAAGTGACCCCAAGCTGGACTAGTCTCTGACCAGCTATGCTTACGAGGGTGGAGGCTGAGGCTTAACTTCTTAGAAATTAATAACTAGACTATTTAGTTCAAACCATATAAAATTACCGATATTGACAAATTTTTTGACCTATCAAATGGCAATTTCAGATGGCTTAACCTAACACCAGCATCTGGTTAACTAGGTTTTTTTCCATTCACTTGGTCCAAATGGGGACCACTTCCATTCTAGGGCAGAGGGGAGATGAAAGTCAAGGCCAAGGAAGTTAGTTgggttaaaaaggaaaattaaatgttgAGGAATCAATTATTCCAAAACAAATAAAGACCAAGTTCTAAGCCATTTAGCTGTAAATAATTTACAGTAACAATCAGATTGTGTCAAGGTAATTACTATACCCCAGGCAGGACATTGGAgtggctggggggggggaggggagtggcatAAAATCACTCTAAGCAGCAATTTCATGGCTTTGGCCAAACGAGAAGTTTCCTCCTGACTTGTCCTGCTACCTGACAACAAGCTCCTTTGAAGGACACACTGACCTAGGGTCAGTGGAGCCTTGAGAGTTTctaaaccactttttttttttttttttgcatcctcaAAGGAAGCGGAACAGCAATATAATTAATTTCCAGAACAATTCTTTAAAATTGGCTTCTTGGTCTTGATCTACCAAGATGAATGCCATCTAACAAAAATTTTTTGGTGATGGAAGTTGTGGGGTGTCCTGATTAGGTGAGGGCCAGCGGTACCGATGGTGAGAGAATTTACTCAGGGCAGAATAAAGGAGATAGAaatttattgaatacactgcaagggagcagcaggcaggacagcagaggagggACTGTCTGCTTCTAGGTGGTGGTGAGGGGCTATAGTTATAGGGCAGAGTGAGGGAGCGTGGGGAATGTCCTGTTTTGGTAATCTGAGGAGCTATGCCTGTTGTAATTGGTCAGTTAGGGTTCACGACTATTCCCGAGGTGGGTCGCTTAATGAGCCTGTTTGCATTTCAGCTAGGGGGCGCTGGGGGCCCTTGTGCCTCCTGCAAGTTTCCATTGTTCACACCTgttgcctaaaagcagcctctacagAAATGTTCCATTTCTGTGCTATGCTTCCAATATGGCAGCATTTCAGAATGTGGTGATCCAGTGTGGTAACTGAGCCCTTGAAGTGTGGCTAATACTATCAGGaagttgcatttttttatttcattttaataaatttgaagAGCCACATGTAATTGCCATGTTGTACAGAATAGACCTGGATCATCCATCTGCTCATTCTCAGTTATGAGAGGGAAGGTAGATGATGGTTTTTTGGAATTGAGAATCTTTATGTTCATCTCTGTAGCCCCCCCTCACCTCCACACTCTGACAGAACTTTGAGAATTTCCACTGaagttctttttatctttgcGCTCCTTATTTATTGATCAAGAGACAATTCTAATGGTTGCAAATTCTAGCCATCTCTGGATTTGGTGGtatagcatttaatttttttgataacCATCTGCCTGAGTAATACCATCATAATCACGAGAAGTAAACAATCAAAGTCAGATTTCAACATTCATTTGTTCAAGTTTGTGAAGGGAATTGAAAGTAGTTAGGAGAAGACATTTGAGATTGTTAAGTGTTTGCTTTAATATATAGGAGAAAAACCATTTCTAGATGGAGCTATTTGCATAGGAAACAGCTAAAATAGAGTGTTTGGAAAGCTCTTTGCAGCAGGCCCTTGGCCACTGAAGGATGAGATATGAAGGAGATGAAGTGTGAAGCTGTGAGTCAATGAGACATGCAGGTAAGCGTCTCTGAATGataataatgaaaggaaaagggaagtgtATTCTTTTGCTGCCATAAAAacataccacagactgggtggctaaaacaacagaaacttattttctgacagttctggagactccaggtgtcagcaggtgtgtctcctcctgaggcctctctccttggctcacAGATGGCCACCTTTTCACTGTGACCTCACCTAGTCTTTTCTCTGTGCAGGTGCCTCCCTAGTGTCTTCCCTTTCTCTcaaggacactagtcatattggatgAGGACCCACCCATATGACTCCATTTAATCTTGATTTAACCTCTTTAAAGGCTctttctccaaatacaatcactaCTGTGGGTTAGAACTTCAATGAATGTGGTGGGGACAGTCTGGCCCGTAACAGAGGGTTAGTCTTATTACATGACATCTTAAAGCACCTAGACTGGAACTTCTATAATCCTTGGTGTACTATCACCACTAACTGACAAAAAAGATTTCACTCTGTGCCTGGGAATGGATTCCCCTACTGCCTGAGACcatcttctgtctttccttccagAAGCGAGGAACAGTGACAACTCAACCCTGACCACCCATCACCCAGACCCTGGAACCCTGGAGCAGTGCCCCAGTAAGCATCTCCTGACAACTGCCCTAAACCCAGAGCTGGCCCTGGATCTGGGAGGGACACTTAAGCCTGCTTGCTTTCTGTTGATTGGGGTCCAGTGGTAGAGTGCCAGCCTGACCTTCCTGTGCACTGGTATGGTCTGTTTGTCACCCCCAGAACTGCTTGCATAGCATATCTTAAAAGCTATCTCAGCCTTGACCCTGATGTCGGCTCACAATCTTTGGTACAGGTGGCTTGAACGACCCATCCACAGGATGGCAGCCAAACATGCATTAGAAACTTAgaaggggggacgcctgggtggctcagtggttgagcatctgccttgggctcagggcgtgatcctggggtcctgggatcgagtcccacattggactccctgcatggagcctgcttctccctctgcctatgtgtctctgcctctctctctgtgtctctcatgaataaataaataaaatcttaaaaaaaaaaagctaccagtCAAGTCCAACTTCTGCCCAATGTAGGAGCTTTGTTCTGGGTACCCTTTGCCTATTTCTGTCCATCCTCTCCCTGAATACTCCTAAGGGCAAGAAGGCAGTACTTCCTAAAGCAGCAAGCATTGTTTCCACACATCCAATTAACAGaaagttttgctttcttctaTGTCTGGCTCCCTTTACTGCTGCCCTCCCTGAATAACCGTGcgttcacttctgggtatttccGAAGCCCCCATAATAGGGCAGTGACTCGTGGAGGTTGAGTGTGGGGCTTTGGATTCCttgagacctgggttcgagttctCGCTCTGCCATCTGGTGCCCCCTCTTGGGCGAGTCACAGCgtgggctccttccagggagatGGGAGTAGTTAAGTGTCGCCTCCCACCCTGCGAGGGATGAATAAGGGGACGGGCATGGAGCAGGTGACACCTGTGCAGTGTGCTTTAGCGAGCATGAGCTCTGGTCTCATTCCttacctggggggggggggcggagggggcggggggtgatGCACCGCGGTGTCCTTGCTGTCCCTTCCTCGGCAGACGTGGACTTCTGTCCCCAAGCGGCTCGCTGCTGCCACCCCGGCGTGGATGAGTATGGCTGGATCGCCGCGGCAGTTGGATGGAGCCTGTGGTTCCTCACCCTCATCTTGCTCTGTGTGGACAAGCTGCTGAAGCTCAGCCCGGAGGAGCCCAAGGATCTGCAAGCCTGAGGCCCCAGGGCGGCGGCCCCAGGGTGTCAGTGGCCACCCAACCGCACGGAATCATTTCACCTTTGGGGGAGGTGTCAGTTTTCTAAGTAGGGAATGTCAGAATTGGACACATCAGTGGTTATAAACTCCACTACAAAAGCCTAGAAGGCTAGCTGGGGTGCTGCAGGGAAGGGGTGGGCATGAGGCCCATCCTTGTGACCACAGCAGCATGGCTCTTACCACTTCTATATACCAGACCTCTGCAGTAAGATTCCATTTGctccctttttattattattattttatttagagagagagtgccagcggggggtgagggaggggcagagggaaagagaatctcaagcagactccctgctgagcatggagcccaatgtgaggctccatctctcagccttgaggtcatgacctacctgagctgaaatcaggggggaggggtggggagcggTGCCCACGTGCCCATGCGGTTTTGGCCACCTCCGAGTTGTCCCCTCTGTGCAGCGATGGTGTTGAGAAGAGACGCGAGATGGAAAGGAGGGTCTGAGGGAGCAGGGCCAGGGCTGCCCCGCACCCAAGTCCACGAGGGTCCTCCTCTTGGGCGCTGACAATCAATCCCCTTTCTCGGTGTGTGAGGTCTGCTTCCCTGCTGTGCCCCAAGGCAGGTGTCCAAGAAACACCTGGCTTCGGCTTTTGTCCACAGGCTCTTTGCTCCTAAGCTCAGAACCCTCTCACCTGtcccccctccctcaccccagccAAGGGCTTCCCTGGCATCTCAAAAAGGAGTCGCCTTCATCCTCACCTGCCACCCCTCGCCCGGGAGCATCGCTTCTCTCGCCCCTGTTCCCTGTCCAGCATCCTCCTCCGTGGCCGCCCTGCCGGACGGTACCCAACCCGGCACCTGGGCCAGACCCTCCTAcatcgccccccgccccccacgtgGTCCCGCCGTGGCCACGCCCCAGGGCACCTGACGACGTGGTGCTGGCGCCCCCTGCTGATGACCTCCGGTAAAGCCTGACCTCCCAGCGggggcccccccccgcccccacccggccTGCTGTCCCCAGGATGCCCACCGCCTTCCCAGGGACAAGGGCTGCGCTCCAGGCACCCGGTCCCCATCCCCACATCTTCCACCGCCTGCACACTGCAGGCCATGCCTCAAAGTCCAGCCCCAGGGCCTGTTCTACTCACAGCCTTCCCAGACAGCCTTGGGGGACCTGCGGCTGGTGCTTTTAGGGGTGCTTCTGCTCCCTCCTGAAGCGCAGCCTTCATGAACATACATACCGTCAGTGTGTTTCCTCTTGCTCCCGGGGATGGAGAGCTCCTGGCGATGTTCATCGCACAAATGAATGCATGAACTAACGGACGCGGCCTGGCCCTGGATGTACTTATGACTATCGTTCAGCATACAGAGCTTCCATTTTAGGAGCGCCTGTGGGGGGCTccatgggttaagcatctgcatttaactcaggtcatgatccccgggttctgggatcgaggcccTCATCccgggtccctgctcagcggggagtctgcttctccctctgcctctgcctgatgctccccctgcttgtgcactctgtcaaataaataaaattcaaaaaaaggaagaagaaagaaggaagaagaagaagaggaagaagaaga belongs to Canis lupus baileyi chromosome 15, mCanLup2.hap1, whole genome shotgun sequence and includes:
- the TMEM213 gene encoding transmembrane protein 213, producing the protein MARSPRHTSAGMVRTDASLSSMKRLTSVLRAALALVLLFASFHLACLAEARNSDNSTLTTHHPDPGTLEQCPNVDFCPQAARCCHPGVDEYGWIAAAVGWSLWFLTLILLCVDKLLKLSPEEPKDLQA